A single window of Granulibacter bethesdensis DNA harbors:
- a CDS encoding GlxA family transcriptional regulator yields MALRLTSPSADPPRRRALTVGFVMADSFTLAPFSLFVDHLRLAADEGDMSRPIRCQWSIMGSRPGTIAASCGITIGPTTGFIDPKQLDYIVVVGGLLHAGRPFDQETVAYLQSAARAGTTLVGLCTGSFLLCRAGLMKDRTTCVSWYHHQDFTDEFPEQAVLADRLFLVDGDRITCAGGGGAADLATWIVEKHLGRSTAMKSRQVLLLDEARGETAAQPHPPLAAGVTDPRVRRALLIMEQNMAEPLPVSAIAERLDLSARQLERLFAAAMQQKPAAVYRSLRLRFARFLLDNTQRSVTEIALDAGFSDCAHFSRLYKAAHGVAPSTARRNAPPAAESNDPLPERDSLTSSRIYADSL; encoded by the coding sequence GTGGCCTTGCGGTTAACTTCACCGAGTGCTGATCCCCCACGCCGCCGGGCGTTGACGGTCGGCTTTGTCATGGCGGACAGCTTTACGCTGGCGCCATTCTCCTTGTTCGTCGATCACCTCCGCCTTGCGGCGGATGAAGGCGATATGAGCCGCCCGATCCGCTGCCAATGGTCCATCATGGGCAGCCGCCCAGGTACGATCGCGGCCAGCTGCGGCATCACCATCGGCCCGACCACCGGTTTCATCGACCCTAAACAACTGGACTATATCGTCGTCGTCGGTGGCCTGCTGCATGCAGGGCGTCCATTCGATCAGGAGACGGTTGCCTATCTTCAATCGGCCGCCAGGGCCGGCACGACGCTGGTCGGTCTGTGCACCGGCAGCTTTCTGCTGTGCCGGGCAGGATTGATGAAAGACCGCACGACCTGCGTCAGCTGGTATCATCATCAGGATTTCACCGACGAATTTCCCGAGCAGGCCGTGCTGGCCGACCGGCTGTTTCTGGTCGATGGCGACCGCATCACCTGTGCGGGTGGCGGTGGAGCGGCCGATCTGGCAACCTGGATCGTCGAAAAACATCTCGGCCGCTCCACCGCCATGAAAAGCCGTCAGGTGCTGCTGCTGGATGAAGCGCGCGGTGAAACCGCCGCCCAGCCACACCCGCCGCTGGCCGCGGGTGTGACTGATCCGCGCGTGCGCCGTGCCCTGCTGATCATGGAGCAGAACATGGCGGAACCTCTGCCGGTCAGCGCCATTGCCGAACGACTGGATCTGTCGGCACGACAGCTGGAACGGTTGTTTGCCGCTGCGATGCAACAGAAACCGGCCGCCGTATACCGCTCATTACGGCTTCGCTTTGCCCGTTTCCTGCTGGACAATACCCAGCGTAGCGTGACGGAAATTGCTTTGGATGCCGGTTTTTCGGACTGTGCCCATTTCTCCCGCCTGTACAAGGCGGCACATGGCGTGGCCCCCAGCACAGCCCGGCGCAATGCGCCCCCCGCTGCGGAATCCAATGATCCGCTGCCGGAGCGGGACAGCCTGACTTCTTCCCGGATTTACGCCGATTCCCTGTAA
- a CDS encoding GlxA family transcriptional regulator, translating to MIDTPARLPAEIGRIGFLTLPNYSMIAMSSAIEACRMANRVTSSDAYSWQVLTPDGEPAQASNGLSLGPTVRLADAAPIDLLLICGGVDIRRATTRRLFPALQRHIRRGGALGALCTGSFVLAEAGMLSGYACAIHWEDLAAIREEFPDIVFRDELFVIDRDRFTSTGGTAPLDMMLALIAARLGPRAADAVARQFLIKPRQGGERQHLPRTAARHPRLAHAVALLEANAQNPSDDPLSVADAAALAGLSSRQLERLFKQHLKMTPAVYAASVRLERAQLLLRQTAMPITEIGVACGFASGASFSNAYRLRYGHSPRHERVSTP from the coding sequence ATGATCGACACACCTGCACGCCTCCCTGCGGAGATCGGCAGAATCGGTTTTCTGACCCTGCCGAATTACTCGATGATTGCGATGAGTTCCGCCATTGAGGCGTGCCGGATGGCCAATCGCGTTACCAGCAGTGATGCCTATTCATGGCAGGTGCTGACGCCGGATGGCGAACCGGCGCAGGCCAGCAATGGGCTGTCGCTGGGACCGACGGTCAGACTGGCCGATGCTGCACCGATCGACCTGCTGCTGATTTGTGGCGGCGTTGATATCAGGCGCGCCACTACCCGTCGCCTGTTCCCCGCATTGCAACGCCATATCCGTCGCGGCGGTGCACTGGGTGCGCTGTGCACCGGCAGTTTCGTGCTGGCCGAGGCGGGGATGCTGTCCGGCTATGCCTGCGCCATTCACTGGGAAGATCTGGCCGCCATCCGCGAGGAATTCCCCGACATCGTATTCCGGGATGAGTTGTTCGTGATCGATCGCGACCGCTTCACCAGCACCGGCGGTACTGCGCCGCTGGATATGATGCTGGCGCTGATTGCCGCCCGTCTCGGTCCACGCGCAGCGGATGCCGTGGCGCGCCAGTTCCTGATCAAGCCCCGTCAGGGCGGGGAAAGGCAGCACCTGCCCCGCACCGCTGCCCGGCATCCCCGGCTGGCCCATGCCGTGGCGCTGCTGGAAGCCAATGCGCAGAACCCGTCCGATGATCCCCTGTCCGTCGCCGATGCGGCGGCTCTGGCCGGGCTGTCGTCACGCCAGCTGGAACGGTTGTTCAAGCAGCATCTGAAGATGACACCCGCCGTCTATGCCGCCTCCGTCCGGCTGGAGCGCGCCCAGTTGCTGCTGCGCCAGACTGCCATGCCCATCACTGAAATCGGCGTTGCCTGCGGCTTTGCCTCCGGCGCGTCTTTCAGCAACGCCTACCGGCTGCGTTACGGGCATTCGCCGCGCCATGAGCGCGTGAGTACACCCTGA
- a CDS encoding (Fe-S)-binding protein: MHPGTPLLLVIWFLVLLVIVQALRIALRWRVGQRAHVDWVRGLIAMPRRYLVDVHHVVERRPENARMHKLVAGGLLAGSVLTLLSTILPVLHRGGMIASLFWIVTAAFYAIGLSGARHVAARRSPTTPPHLSAGRFLTLPLWIGLYLTGGLIAAIGAALHGMLPDVISHAAGAAGAMMTLTGGLALVAHLPNGPMRHAVAGSLHLAAHPRPGRFEGGRDTALLALDLETGRSGVSTPADFTWNRLASFDACIQCGRCEQACPAFAAGQPLNPKKLIQDLTFALHGGDAYTGSPYPQARPVAGHGGAHRPIIGVDAVIHPDTLWSCTTCRACVHECPMLIEHVDAIVDMRRFQTLELGAIPEKAAQPLHHLRYADDSGGRALSSRTDFTAGMPLPVLEEQGETDILLWLGEGAFDLRYGRSLRALIALMQQAGVDFAVLGAEERDCGDLARRLGDEAGFQRLAKDNIATLKRRRFRRIVTADPHALHTLRNEYRAFGATWPVLHHTALLDELIATGKLNPVKSENRPVTYHDPCYLARYNGEVDAPRRILDRLATHYVEMERHGERAMCCGGGGGAPVTDIAGEKRIPDIRMSHAQGVGASIVAVGCPGCTAMLEGVTGDRPEVKDIAELLLDSIEHAKTRVPQSSQTTLPEVVA, translated from the coding sequence ATGCATCCGGGCACACCGCTGTTGCTGGTTATCTGGTTTCTGGTCCTGCTGGTCATCGTCCAGGCGCTACGCATCGCCCTGCGCTGGCGGGTCGGACAGAGAGCGCATGTGGATTGGGTTCGCGGGCTGATCGCCATGCCGCGCCGCTATCTGGTGGATGTACATCACGTCGTCGAGCGCAGGCCGGAAAACGCCCGGATGCACAAGCTGGTGGCGGGCGGGCTGCTGGCCGGATCGGTGTTGACGCTGCTCTCCACCATTCTGCCAGTGCTGCATCGGGGCGGCATGATTGCCTCCCTGTTCTGGATCGTCACCGCCGCATTCTATGCAATCGGTCTGAGCGGTGCGCGTCATGTCGCGGCACGACGCAGCCCGACAACACCACCGCATCTGTCAGCCGGTCGCTTTCTGACTTTGCCGCTCTGGATTGGACTTTATCTGACCGGGGGGCTGATTGCCGCGATCGGTGCGGCGTTGCATGGCATGCTGCCGGATGTGATATCCCACGCGGCAGGAGCCGCGGGAGCAATGATGACGCTGACCGGCGGTCTGGCACTGGTGGCACATCTGCCGAACGGACCCATGCGACATGCAGTCGCCGGATCGCTGCATCTGGCAGCGCATCCGCGTCCGGGCCGTTTCGAGGGTGGCCGCGATACAGCACTGCTTGCGCTCGATCTGGAAACAGGGCGGTCGGGTGTTTCAACACCTGCGGATTTCACCTGGAATCGTCTGGCAAGTTTCGATGCCTGCATCCAATGCGGGCGCTGTGAACAGGCCTGTCCCGCCTTTGCCGCCGGACAGCCATTGAATCCTAAAAAGCTGATTCAGGATCTGACTTTTGCTTTGCATGGCGGCGATGCCTATACGGGCAGCCCCTACCCACAGGCACGTCCGGTGGCGGGGCATGGCGGCGCGCATCGCCCGATCATCGGCGTGGATGCGGTGATTCATCCGGATACGCTGTGGTCCTGTACCACCTGCCGCGCCTGTGTTCATGAATGCCCGATGCTGATCGAGCATGTGGACGCGATCGTCGATATGCGCCGTTTCCAGACGCTGGAGCTGGGCGCCATTCCGGAAAAAGCAGCCCAGCCACTGCATCATCTGCGTTACGCTGATGATTCGGGCGGACGGGCGCTGTCATCACGGACCGATTTCACCGCCGGGATGCCCCTGCCCGTGCTGGAGGAACAGGGAGAAACCGATATCCTGCTATGGCTGGGCGAAGGCGCGTTCGATCTACGCTATGGAAGGAGCCTGCGGGCACTGATCGCATTGATGCAACAGGCCGGCGTTGATTTCGCCGTATTGGGTGCAGAGGAACGTGACTGCGGCGATCTGGCGCGGCGGCTGGGTGATGAGGCCGGGTTCCAGCGTCTGGCGAAGGACAATATCGCCACGCTGAAGCGCCGTCGCTTTCGCCGCATCGTCACGGCGGACCCGCATGCGCTGCACACGTTGCGCAACGAATACCGGGCTTTCGGGGCAACATGGCCGGTGCTGCATCATACCGCGCTGCTGGATGAGTTGATCGCAACGGGCAAGCTGAATCCTGTGAAATCCGAGAATCGTCCCGTCACCTATCATGATCCCTGCTATCTAGCGCGCTACAATGGTGAGGTGGATGCGCCCCGCCGCATTCTGGATCGGCTTGCCACCCATTATGTCGAGATGGAGCGTCATGGGGAACGCGCGATGTGCTGCGGCGGTGGCGGTGGCGCACCAGTCACCGATATTGCGGGAGAAAAACGTATCCCCGATATCCGCATGAGCCATGCTCAGGGCGTGGGTGCCTCTATTGTCGCGGTTGGATGTCCCGGCTGCACCGCCATGCTGGAGGGCGTCACCGGAGACCGCCCCGAGGTCAAGGATATTGCCGAATTGCTGCTGGACAGCATCGAGCATGCAAAAACTCGGGTGCCACAGTCATCGCAAACCACCCTTCCAGAGGTTGTGGCATGA
- a CDS encoding 2Fe-2S iron-sulfur cluster-binding protein, with amino-acid sequence MNAFSPLSALPTQWNADADDVLICRAVRQETHDVRTFFFSPANPCLFRHMPGQFVTLDLEIGGQKINRCYTISSAPTRPDLLSITVKRVPNGPVSNWLHDNLKPGMRIRAVGPMGDFTNAHHPAPKYLFLSGGSGITPLMAMARTQYDLAAEADTIFVHAARSPADIIFRDELSLMARTRHGFSVAFLCETDSAVEVWNGYRGRLNSALLARIAPDFMEREVFVCGPAPFMAAAKTILADAGFDMRRHHEESFDFGILAQEEPEAAAEAEAVAASGGFSITFSKSDRQIDCDPDTTVLQAGRRAGLKLPASCSKGVCGTCKSKLLSGRVEMKHNGGIRQKEVDQGMFLPCCSRPLTDLVVER; translated from the coding sequence GTGAACGCTTTCTCACCCCTCTCCGCCCTGCCAACGCAGTGGAATGCCGATGCGGATGATGTGCTGATCTGCCGCGCAGTACGGCAGGAAACACATGATGTGCGGACGTTTTTCTTCTCGCCGGCCAATCCGTGTCTGTTCCGGCATATGCCGGGACAGTTCGTGACGCTGGATCTCGAAATCGGCGGCCAGAAGATCAATCGCTGCTACACCATCTCCTCTGCCCCTACACGCCCGGACCTGCTCAGCATCACCGTCAAGCGGGTTCCGAACGGGCCGGTGTCCAACTGGCTGCATGACAACCTGAAACCGGGCATGCGCATTCGTGCCGTGGGTCCAATGGGCGATTTCACGAACGCTCATCATCCCGCGCCGAAATATCTGTTCCTGTCCGGCGGCAGCGGCATCACGCCACTGATGGCCATGGCGCGCACGCAATACGATCTGGCAGCTGAGGCCGATACGATTTTCGTACATGCCGCGCGCAGCCCGGCGGACATCATCTTCCGTGACGAGCTGTCCTTGATGGCGCGCACAAGGCATGGATTCAGCGTCGCCTTTCTGTGCGAGACGGATTCCGCCGTTGAAGTATGGAACGGATATCGCGGTCGTCTGAACAGCGCGCTACTGGCACGGATCGCTCCGGATTTTATGGAACGCGAAGTGTTCGTCTGCGGTCCCGCACCGTTCATGGCAGCCGCAAAAACGATCCTGGCCGACGCCGGATTCGACATGCGTCGCCACCATGAGGAAAGTTTCGATTTCGGCATACTGGCACAGGAAGAACCCGAAGCCGCCGCTGAAGCAGAGGCTGTCGCCGCATCGGGTGGTTTTTCCATCACCTTCAGCAAAAGCGACAGGCAGATCGACTGCGATCCGGATACCACCGTGTTGCAGGCCGGTCGCCGGGCCGGGCTGAAACTGCCTGCCTCCTGCTCCAAAGGTGTGTGCGGCACGTGCAAGTCGAAACTGCTCTCCGGCCGGGTCGAGATGAAGCATAATGGCGGCATCCGACAGAAAGAGGTCGATCAGGGCATGTTCCTGCCCTGCTGCTCCAGGCCACTGACGGATCTGGTTGTCGAGCGATGA
- a CDS encoding electron transfer flavoprotein subunit alpha/FixB family protein codes for MSRPRLDPRAVREARRVSGGERPRYQLATLEMDVAASPSLSPFGRRRRNPRTEAQVQAVPSPAARLRLDRAWHGGASSIASPAGQRQEAAPRIRMIDDPAFLILAVPDAAGGRLSPHDRQILGAARILADKAGSAGQGAVVLFGPPLADAGDNGADRLIHYEADSVESRVAALVAAITHLHPKHVLFAESSDGGDLARRVAALSGLDIATDIEALSASQAIRPSHARRREQRMVPPPLLALSVDRAAPHTGIRHEARPIPLELPQVETGALTGWRDIPPDAGKLALTEASFVVSAGNGITDFAAFHALAAALGATPGASRVICDAGLMPRDRQVGATGSILDATCYFALGIAGAPQHLQGVAGVEHVVAVNTDLHAAMIARAGLAIVADAQDVMPAILAALATERDANPRRANPEGHSPGKETS; via the coding sequence ATGAGCCGCCCCCGTCTCGATCCTCGCGCAGTGCGAGAGGCGCGCCGTGTAAGCGGAGGGGAGCGGCCACGCTACCAGCTTGCGACGCTTGAGATGGATGTCGCAGCTTCCCCCTCTCTGTCTCCCTTTGGCCGCCGTCGTCGCAATCCGCGGACCGAGGCGCAGGTGCAGGCCGTGCCCTCCCCGGCTGCCCGCCTGCGTCTGGATCGCGCCTGGCATGGAGGAGCTTCCTCCATCGCCTCTCCTGCTGGCCAGAGACAGGAAGCCGCACCGCGCATCCGCATGATCGACGATCCCGCTTTCCTGATCCTCGCCGTGCCTGATGCGGCGGGGGGACGCCTGTCACCCCATGACCGGCAGATACTGGGCGCAGCCCGAATCCTCGCTGACAAAGCGGGGTCCGCCGGACAAGGGGCTGTCGTGCTGTTCGGCCCCCCGCTTGCCGATGCGGGTGACAACGGTGCCGACCGTCTCATTCATTACGAGGCTGATTCCGTCGAGTCGCGTGTGGCCGCCCTGGTCGCCGCGATTACCCACCTGCACCCGAAACACGTTCTGTTCGCGGAAAGCTCCGATGGCGGCGATCTGGCCCGCCGTGTCGCCGCCTTGTCTGGTCTGGACATCGCCACCGATATCGAGGCCCTGTCCGCGTCTCAGGCGATCCGTCCCAGCCATGCGCGCCGCCGTGAGCAACGGATGGTGCCTCCGCCCCTGCTGGCATTGAGCGTCGACCGTGCCGCGCCCCATACCGGCATCCGGCACGAAGCGCGCCCTATCCCGCTGGAACTGCCACAGGTAGAGACCGGTGCACTGACGGGCTGGCGCGACATTCCCCCCGATGCCGGCAAGCTGGCCCTGACGGAAGCATCGTTCGTCGTCTCCGCCGGGAATGGCATCACCGATTTCGCGGCCTTCCACGCTCTCGCTGCAGCCCTCGGCGCGACACCGGGCGCCAGCCGGGTGATTTGCGATGCCGGGCTGATGCCACGCGACCGGCAGGTTGGGGCAACCGGCAGTATCCTTGATGCCACCTGCTATTTCGCACTCGGCATCGCCGGGGCGCCGCAGCACCTTCAGGGTGTGGCGGGCGTGGAGCATGTCGTTGCAGTCAATACCGATCTGCATGCGGCCATGATCGCCCGAGCCGGACTTGCCATCGTCGCCGATGCGCAGGACGTCATGCCGGCCATTCTCGCGGCTCTGGCAACGGAACGCGATGCTAATCCGAGAAGGGCCAATCCGGAAGGTCACAGCCCCGGCAAGGAAACATCATGA
- a CDS encoding electron transfer flavoprotein subunit beta, producing the protein MTQSDAPIANRLNVLVLLSAGCHPVSGRSAPVMEETQAIALARQLGAHVSGLHAGPEATPLRDVPGHGLSRIVMLRQDANVDPLPALLAFIRRNPPDLILTGRRAQGGMDSGTLPYRLAQALGWPIAADIAAFDQDTTAANTLHLLQARPKGARRAVSIQLPCVLTVHPAAPKPLPFAFAAMRKGVIETIEASSLLPESDSTVVVSSSDIEERPYRARPRLIAKAGAQGNGQLMVHPSADDAAKAVITYLRGIGVLQAPSCNIDATPTKPAGS; encoded by the coding sequence ATGACCCAGTCAGACGCACCCATCGCCAACCGTCTGAACGTGCTGGTGCTGCTCTCAGCCGGATGCCATCCCGTCTCCGGCCGGTCAGCCCCCGTGATGGAAGAAACACAGGCCATCGCCCTTGCCCGGCAACTAGGCGCGCATGTCTCCGGCCTGCATGCCGGGCCTGAAGCCACACCGTTGCGTGATGTGCCCGGCCATGGGTTGAGCCGGATCGTCATGCTGCGTCAGGATGCCAATGTCGATCCACTGCCCGCGCTGCTGGCTTTCATCCGCCGGAACCCGCCCGATCTGATCCTCACGGGCCGTCGCGCACAAGGCGGTATGGATAGCGGCACATTGCCCTATCGTCTGGCACAGGCGCTGGGCTGGCCGATTGCCGCAGATATTGCCGCTTTTGACCAAGACACGACAGCAGCGAACACCCTTCATCTGCTTCAGGCCAGGCCAAAGGGTGCAAGGCGGGCCGTCAGCATCCAGTTGCCCTGCGTGCTGACCGTGCATCCGGCAGCTCCGAAGCCGTTGCCATTCGCCTTTGCCGCTATGCGGAAAGGCGTGATCGAGACCATCGAAGCCTCCAGCTTGCTCCCGGAGAGTGACAGCACGGTCGTAGTATCTTCATCTGATATCGAGGAACGTCCCTATCGTGCCCGCCCTCGTCTTATTGCGAAAGCCGGGGCACAAGGAAATGGACAGCTGATGGTGCATCCCTCTGCCGACGATGCGGCCAAGGCTGTCATCACCTATCTTCGCGGGATAGGCGTCTTGCAGGCACCGTCATGCAACATCGACGCAACTCCAACCAAGCCAGCCGGATCGTAA
- a CDS encoding SRPBCC family protein, whose product MPDDLRFTPDSLPSLLARRKPGYTLEAPFYTSPDILDADIETIFGKHWIYVGVEPDIAEPGDVMALQIGRFSAIVVRGDDMEIRAFHNVCRHRGARIVPEGKRSVGNLVCPYHMWTYSTEGPLLHADHMGADFDPSCHGLKPVHVRNVAGLIFLCFADEPPADIEDMAREMTPYLTPHAIPDTKIAFEMDIIERGNWKLVMENNRECYHCAGSHPELTASIFEFGFGFAPESLDEDGQKAAEEYNCLVNNNTAEWEARGLPSREIDHLDDRVTGFRTQRLPISGAGESETPDTKVACTKLLGELTERKLGALSFWTQPNSWHHFMSDHIVTFAVFPIDAETALLRTKWLVHKDAREGIDYDLDHLKSVWEATNQQDSDLVGITQQGVRTPAYQPGPYSPYTEMLVEKFSNWYISRMKAAQQDGAQ is encoded by the coding sequence ATGCCCGACGATCTCCGCTTTACCCCGGATTCTCTCCCTTCCCTGCTGGCACGGCGCAAGCCCGGCTATACGCTGGAAGCCCCCTTCTATACCTCACCCGACATTCTGGATGCCGATATCGAGACGATTTTCGGCAAGCACTGGATTTATGTGGGTGTCGAGCCGGATATTGCCGAACCGGGCGATGTCATGGCCCTGCAGATCGGTCGCTTCAGCGCCATTGTCGTGCGCGGCGACGATATGGAAATTCGCGCTTTCCACAATGTCTGCCGCCACCGCGGTGCCCGCATTGTCCCCGAAGGCAAACGCAGCGTCGGTAATCTGGTCTGCCCATATCATATGTGGACCTACTCCACCGAAGGCCCTCTGCTGCATGCCGATCATATGGGCGCGGATTTCGATCCGTCCTGTCATGGTCTGAAGCCGGTTCATGTGCGCAATGTCGCAGGGTTGATCTTCCTGTGTTTCGCCGATGAACCACCTGCCGATATCGAGGATATGGCGCGGGAGATGACACCGTATCTGACCCCGCACGCCATTCCCGACACCAAGATCGCGTTCGAGATGGATATCATCGAACGCGGCAACTGGAAGCTGGTGATGGAAAACAACCGCGAGTGCTATCATTGTGCCGGCTCCCATCCCGAATTGACCGCCTCTATTTTCGAATTCGGGTTCGGCTTTGCGCCGGAATCACTGGATGAGGACGGACAGAAAGCCGCCGAGGAATATAACTGCCTCGTCAACAACAACACCGCCGAGTGGGAAGCGCGTGGCCTTCCCTCTCGCGAGATCGACCATCTCGATGACCGCGTGACCGGTTTCCGCACCCAGCGCCTGCCGATTTCCGGTGCCGGCGAAAGCGAAACCCCCGACACCAAGGTCGCCTGCACGAAATTGCTGGGGGAATTGACGGAACGCAAGCTGGGCGCTCTGTCTTTCTGGACCCAGCCGAATTCCTGGCATCATTTCATGAGCGATCACATCGTAACCTTCGCGGTATTCCCGATTGATGCCGAAACCGCTCTGCTACGCACCAAATGGCTGGTGCACAAGGATGCGCGCGAAGGTATCGATTATGACCTCGATCATCTGAAAAGTGTGTGGGAAGCCACCAATCAGCAGGATAGCGATCTCGTCGGCATCACCCAGCAAGGTGTGCGCACCCCGGCCTATCAGCCCGGCCCATATTCCCCTTATACCGAGATGCTGGTTGAGAAATTCAGCAACTGGTACATCTCCCGCATGAAGGCAGCGCAGCAGGATGGCGCACAGTGA
- a CDS encoding FAD-dependent oxidoreductase, translated as MIANADALLKPLTIRGVTFRNRVMSTSHAPGYGQDGKPKERYQLYHEEKAKGGIGLTMFGGSSSVSADSPATPWNQIAVTDDSIIPYFQEFSERIHRHGAKLMIQLTHMGRRTKWDTDQWLPVMAPSVRREPASRSLPKAMEQEDIDRVIANFAQAARRCKEGGLDGFEISGAHGHLLDQFWSPDVNKRTDRYGGSLENRMRFGIEVLRAMREAAGDDLLIGMRMSGDELYAQGLSQEDCVAIASEYARQGLVDFLNILGGQARDDMAHAVSLPNMAFPVAPFLHLASAIKREVDIPVFHAQRVTDLATAARAVAEGHVDMVAMTRAHIADPHLVRKLSEGREDDIRQCVGAGYCIDRIYVGGDALCLQNAATGREAIMPHVITKADQQKKIVVVGAGPGGLEAARVCAERGHQVVLFERSGEVGGQINIAAKGTWREALSGIPRWLLSQIRRLNVDLRLNTEATAELVQAEQPDTVIIATGGLPNPGHLPGAEHIISSWDILTGRVQPAGSVLLYDEMGQHNAASVAEVMSQRGALVEFVTHDRMIAQEVGTTNQPVHLRELYKLGVILSPNLELMEVYREGNRLVAVLRNTMTDAEEERVIDQVVADFGTLPVEDTYFALKDQSSNHGVTDLPSLLNGASQAEAQTGHFSLFRIGDAVAGRNIHAAMYDALRLCKDL; from the coding sequence ATGATCGCCAATGCCGATGCCCTGTTGAAACCGTTAACCATTCGCGGTGTCACCTTCCGCAACCGCGTGATGAGCACCAGCCACGCCCCCGGCTATGGCCAGGATGGCAAGCCTAAAGAACGCTATCAGCTCTATCATGAGGAAAAGGCGAAAGGCGGAATCGGCTTGACCATGTTTGGCGGCTCCTCCTCCGTCTCAGCGGACAGCCCGGCGACGCCGTGGAACCAGATTGCCGTCACGGATGACAGCATCATTCCGTATTTTCAGGAGTTTTCGGAGCGGATTCACCGCCATGGCGCAAAGCTGATGATCCAGCTGACGCATATGGGCCGCCGCACGAAATGGGATACGGATCAGTGGTTGCCGGTTATGGCACCCTCCGTCCGCCGTGAACCTGCCAGCCGTTCTCTGCCCAAAGCAATGGAGCAGGAGGATATTGATCGCGTCATCGCCAATTTCGCGCAGGCGGCGCGTCGCTGTAAGGAAGGCGGACTGGACGGGTTCGAGATTTCCGGGGCGCATGGTCATCTGCTGGACCAGTTCTGGAGCCCGGATGTCAACAAGCGCACCGACCGTTACGGCGGCTCGCTGGAAAACCGCATGCGCTTCGGCATCGAAGTGCTGCGGGCCATGCGGGAAGCCGCCGGAGACGATCTGCTGATCGGCATGCGCATGTCGGGTGACGAGTTGTATGCGCAAGGCCTGTCTCAGGAAGACTGTGTTGCCATTGCCTCCGAATATGCGCGGCAGGGGCTGGTGGATTTCCTGAACATTCTGGGCGGTCAGGCACGCGATGACATGGCGCATGCGGTCAGCCTGCCGAATATGGCCTTTCCGGTCGCACCGTTCCTGCATCTGGCCAGTGCGATCAAGCGGGAGGTCGATATCCCCGTTTTCCATGCCCAGCGCGTGACCGATCTGGCGACCGCCGCCCGTGCAGTGGCCGAAGGGCATGTGGATATGGTGGCGATGACACGGGCGCACATCGCCGATCCGCATCTGGTCCGCAAGCTCAGTGAGGGCCGGGAAGACGACATTCGCCAATGCGTCGGGGCGGGATATTGCATTGACCGCATCTATGTCGGTGGTGATGCGCTGTGTTTGCAGAATGCAGCGACAGGGCGGGAAGCCATCATGCCGCATGTCATCACAAAAGCAGATCAGCAGAAGAAAATTGTTGTCGTTGGCGCCGGTCCCGGTGGGCTGGAGGCCGCACGGGTCTGTGCCGAGCGTGGTCATCAGGTCGTGCTGTTCGAACGCTCCGGCGAAGTGGGCGGCCAGATCAACATCGCCGCCAAAGGCACATGGCGCGAAGCCCTGTCCGGCATTCCGCGCTGGCTGCTGAGCCAGATCCGCCGCCTGAACGTCGATCTACGCCTGAACACCGAAGCCACCGCCGAGTTGGTCCAGGCGGAGCAGCCGGATACGGTGATCATCGCAACTGGCGGCCTGCCCAATCCCGGCCATCTTCCGGGGGCAGAACATATCATTTCAAGCTGGGACATTCTGACCGGACGGGTCCAGCCCGCCGGGAGTGTCCTGCTGTATGATGAAATGGGTCAGCACAATGCCGCCTCCGTCGCCGAGGTGATGTCCCAGCGCGGCGCGCTGGTGGAATTCGTCACGCATGACCGGATGATTGCGCAGGAAGTCGGCACCACCAATCAACCCGTGCATCTGCGGGAGCTTTACAAGCTTGGTGTCATCCTCTCGCCTAATCTGGAATTGATGGAAGTCTACCGTGAGGGCAACCGTCTGGTGGCGGTGCTGCGCAACACGATGACGGATGCCGAGGAAGAGCGCGTGATCGATCAGGTGGTGGCCGATTTCGGCACGCTACCGGTCGAGGACACCTATTTTGCGCTGAAAGACCAGTCCAGCAATCATGGCGTGACGGACCTTCCCTCCTTGCTGAATGGCGCATCGCAAGCGGAAGCACAAACAGGACATTTCAGCCTGTTCCGCATCGGCGACGCGGTGGCTGGCCGCAACATCCATGCAGCGATGTACGACGCGCTTCGGCTCTGCAAGGATCTGTAA